From Scleropages formosus chromosome 25, fSclFor1.1, whole genome shotgun sequence, a single genomic window includes:
- the LOC114909508 gene encoding caspase-1-A-like — MADALKNIRSKFVNSVSKEVIHQLLDDLLEDQVLNDGEVEHIKEGASMRAEKARSLMDMVRKKGDAASNTMIKRLKERDPVLFKDLDLDS, encoded by the exons ATGGCAG ATGCACTAAAAAACATCCGCTCCAAATTTGTAAACAGTGTGTCAAAGGAAGTTATTCACCAGCTGCTTGATGACCTTCTGGAGGACCAGGTTCTCAATGATGGGGAGGTTGAGCACATCAAGGAAGGGGCCAGTATGAGAGCAGAAAAGGCTCGTTCCCTGATGGACATGGTGCGAAAAAAGGGCGACGCAGCCAGCAACACGATGATCAAACGACTTAAAGAGCGAGACCCCGTGCTCTTCAAAGACCTGGACCTTGACTCCTAG